The DNA region CATACTGTCTTAACGGGCTAGATGTCGGAGATACTGGTAAAGATGTTATGGTTTTTACATTTTCCCTGTGGATATCAACAAAAGAACAGTGAGATGCTGAGCCGAAAACAAACTAAAAGTAAATAAATTAAGTTAATTTTGCAAAATGCCATTATTACCTTGGGCAGATCAACGATCTAGAGACTCTGACCACTGGATGGGATGCATAGTTCCCTTCATGGGGAGAAATATTCCTTCCAGGAGAAATATTCCTTCCATTATTGGGATGCAGCTCCAACACTGGCTGTAAAAAAGTAAATTGAATAGGGAACTTCAGAGAGATATATACCAAACCGCCTAAATGGAAATGGGAATGGAAAGCATACATGATCAGTTTCAAAAATCaaaatcttttttcttttcttttttttaaatcacAACGACCAAaagtaactggtaaagttgctgccatgtgaccaggaggtcacgggttcgagccgtgaaaacagtctcttgcagaaatgcaaggtaaggctgcgtacaatagacccttgtggtccggcccttccccggaccccgcgcatagcgggagcttagtgcaccgggctgccctaaCGACCAAAAGTAGAATTTACCTAGTATAATTTAGGGATCAAAAATACTATTATGATTTTTTCTGGCAGATTGGTTAGACAAGCAGCGAACTGGTACAGCCTACCAGCATTGGGTTGGGTACAGTATGGTACCTAATAGTGATTAGGCTCGTAGATGGTTTTAACATTGAAGAATGAAACATATAAACTAGAGCTTACGGTCCAAGGGAAGAAGACCTAGACTGATTTGAATAAACCGTCAATTAGCTCGTACTAATATTTAAGACATGTTAGACATAATTATTTGGGTAAAAGTTGTAGACAAGGTTAGATTCCTTCTCTTCTTATAATTGTTCTTTTTAGTAAGTTATGCACTTAAAAGGCTCACTCATAGTCTTATGGAACAAAGACTACAATGAAAAAGATTATCAAGCAACATCCGTTAGTCATATATTAGGTCGTCTTGTGTTTGTAAAACCATTGTTTCATATGAATTGTCCTCCCAACTAAACACCATGTAGAATAAGATTACAGGGTCTCGTGTGGATACAAGTTTTGATACCTTAAGGTTCTCCTTACCAAGGGTAGGTAAGGTTTCAAATTTTGGGAATTAATGTAATAGAGTAAGGTTGTGAAAGGCCATACAGTTACGTTACCCAGTTAAGGCCCAGCTGATATCTacttgtccaaaaaaaaaaaaaaaaaggtccagCTGATATCTTCTACTCAGATATCATTCTATGCTCATtcctactccctccgtcccaatttatgtgaaggtgtttgactgggcacagagtttaagaataAAAGGAAGCCTTTTGAAACTTGCGGTCCAAAATAAGCCATAGACATTTGTGTGGCTTGAAATCGtcttattaagggtaaaatgggaattttaaagttaagttgttactaaatatagaaaggtctCATCCTTTTTGAGAATGACCAAAAAGGAAAATGATTTGTTATTCCATTTAAACTCCAACCTAAAAATAAGGAGAAAAATCACTTTGTTGTTTTGAACATCTAAACCCATCTAAATttagtttcagttttagttttcAGCAAAAATTACTTGAAATCAGAAAGCAATTGATTATAGTTTTATGAATTCCTAATCATCAATTAATCAGATTCTGCAATTACTAACAAGAATTGGTAGGTTCCTCGTGACAGACGAGGGGAAGAAACTGCCACATTTCTCTAGAAAGGATAACTTACACTTAAGCAATTCTACATTTGCTTGCTCTTTTTTAAGTTCCTTTCTCAAAGATCACTCAAATTCCAAACTCAGTAATTTCTAGATTGTTCAGAGTGTAATTTCACCTTTTCCAAGATAATTCATTATAGTTTTgcaaaagaaggaaaaaagaagTAGAGAGTCCATTAGACAAATCAAAAATCTCAAAATCTTTACCGATGTCCGGCTTCCATCAAAGGAGCGAGGATATGATTCCTTGGTTACACCGACATCAGCAACTTTTGTTGTACTTTGGTTTTTAACGAAAGGGTGCTCTAGTAGTTGAGAAGCCGCAGGTCGCATGGACGGCTCCCGCTGCAAGCACAACCTTATAAAACTTTTTGCATCATTAGAAAGGTGATCTGGAATTTCAGGAAAGTCTTTGCTGTTTCCAATTTTAAATATGGCAGCAACCTGTTGCATAGAGGGCAATCAAAGACACTTAGATTTGAGTTCTCCAGATGATCCCGGGAAATTCATTTTTTCAAATATTGCAACTCTTACCCCTTCATACTGGCTCCAAGGTGGCTTTGAGGTTGCCATTTCAAGAATTGTACATCCCAAACTCCAAATATCCACTGCAAGGCCGTAGCCACTTGTATTCATCACCACCTGATCAGATCAGAGAAATGGAATAATGATAAGTAAGTCTCTGCTAAAAATGTTGGACAAGGAAAAGCGGGTATGCAGAAAACGGGAGGAAGGCATACCTCAGGAGCCATCCAATAAGGACTCCCTTTGAAAGAGAGCACTGAGGAACATGAAGTTATCTGCTCCAAGGAATTATAAATGTTAGTGCATGGATCAATTGCAAGAAAAAGAAACTGTTCTAAGGAATCATACACTTTCCTTTTAGTAGCATCAATTTTTTTTAAGAGACTAAAAAAGTAGaaataaaaacaacaacagaaacaAAGATAACTTTTATCTTTCGCTAGGCTACCACATCTACTGGTTCTATATGAACGCCTAAATTCATTTACCCAAATAACTAAAATAGAATCACAAACAAAAGGACCAAATGACAAGTTCAGATTTTTCGATGTTACTGGCAAGTATAGCCTACAACAGCAGTCTATCAGATTCCCCCTATTATTGTGTGCAAATAAAGTCAAAGGCAAAGTTTTGAAATTAGTTTTGTGACACCTTTCAGTTAAAAATGGTTAGGAAATAACTTTCACAATTGCGCTGCTACTTACATGTTTTGCCATGCCAAAATCAGCTAGTTTGATTACACCATTAGGATCTACTAGTATATTGGCTCCTTTTATGTCCCTGAAAAGAAACAATTGTCCTTTGAATCTAGCAGCGTCCTCAGAATAGCTGAATCATCAGTACTTGTATCATAAAGACACACACCTGTGAACCGTATTCCTAGCATGTAAGAAGGAAAGGCCAGAAAGTATCTGTCTTGTGTAGTTTTGTATAACTGGCTCTCTGAATGGCCCATATTCCTGCAACAATTTATGTATAGAACCCCCCGAAACATACTCCAAATAAACTGATAGAGTTTCTTCATCCTgaggaataattaaaataaaacagTTATGAACTAAATGGGAAGATCAAATTTATGTTGAACAGCGCAACTaggttacaaaaaaaaaaaaaatatatgatcaACATATTTGCCTAAGTCGTGTAAATATCAGAACGATAATAACATAATTATGCGCATCCAACTAAAGCATTTACTCATACCAGTTCACTTCCATAGTATCGAACAATATTTGGATGTGTCAAGTTACTGAGTAAAATGATTTCCTGCACATAAAGATAAAATCCTTCAGGTTTCAAATGCAGAATAGAAAAGGAAGATATTAAATGAAAGACCGGAGATTAACGATTAAAGATAAAAGTTTATCACGGACTTTGAAAGGAGAGGATATTAAAATTATGaacagaaatatactgaaacagtagaGAAAAGAGACGAGGTCATTTATCAAAAGAGCATTAATGATaacagaaaagaaaataaaagggacCTGGTTCAATTGCTTAAGGCACTCTTTGGATGTATGATCATCTGAAACCACCTTGACTTCTTTTATTGCGCACATCTGTCCATTCTCCCTGTTCATGTTGAAAAGCGTGATTAACTATGTCCGCCAGGAATTATATCCACCCGGTCTTCCATAACACCAATTCAAAATTAGCATAAGATGCCCTATACTAGAGCCATGATGCTCCTGAACCTAGTTAAAACTCTAAGGGTTCGTTTGGTTCCTGATTAGAGTTATGCATGTATTAGTAAGGCAGAGTTAGTTATGTCGGGTTTAATATTCATGTATTAGTCATTCCATCTTATACCTGGCATAAGATAATACATAAATtgactcataacttatacatattATAGTTATGCGGAATTGTAAATTGGTAACCAAACACTGTACTATGCTAAATTTTATACATAGCAACTAAGTGCAACCAAACTAGTATTAGTTATGCTGAATTTAATTCATAAATAATTTACTTCCTAAcaagcaaccaaacgacccctaaagtcATTGATTAAGAAAAAAGCTGGAAGGCTCACAAACCTGTTGAATCCAAGATAGACATGACCAAACGTGCCTCTTCCTAGGAGCTTGCCTTTCTTCCATTTTGACATGCTAATGGTTGAGCCTTCAGCCACACCACAAGGTCTTGGGTTTGGTAAAGCAGAAGGACTGGGTGGAGAACCAGGTGGAAGGGGCAGCTGATGACATTCACTCCTCGCATCATCCAATTTGCCCGTTGGAGAGTCCAGATTAATACTCGAAAACCGAGGATGTAAAGGTGACGATGTGGTAGTTGTGGGTCTGGAACGAACTGGGCTTCGTGCCAGTGGGCTCAACCTATTATCTCCAAGTCCTCTGGCAACAAACATAAGTGTCCTCATAGTTAGGCTAGTACAATGGACGGATAAAATTGAAAAAAGTACTTGTAACTCATGCATCTCGTGTATTCcgtgaaaagaataaaaaaaaaaaaaaaaaaggaaggcaaTTATACCATGTATAAAGAATTTGTTCTGAATTTCCTAATTGAGCCTCCTGAAAGATCAATAATTGAACTACAGCACACGGAACCATAGGAGCAAGCACAAAAATCAAGAAATTTAACATAAATCTCACAGGCTTAGCATTTTGGGTACACAAAAATgggaagaaaataaaaacaaaagaagGGCAGGTGATTGGCAGACTCATTAATCAGACCTTTGATTCACTATGCAAAATCCACCAAGAGCCACCTGAAGAAACAAAAATGTAAAACTAATTGAAAGCATATAACAAAGCCGCTCTGACTTATCAAAGCTAAAGTTGgaatttttaacacaacaaagcCCGTTTTATCCTGTCTCTCTAGCTTATCAATATACACATTCATTTTGTTGAACACAATCCAATCCAATCAACAAAAGATCTAATCTTGAGATCAACCCACAACCAGTCAATCTAAAGTCAACCAACCCCAATAACCATAACAAAAACTCATCATCCAAAAACCAAAAAAACTAAATCTAAACAAGAAACAAAAACACCAAAACCTACAAAGAAAGTAACTTTAATAAAAAATCATAACACCACCAACCTAAAAGTATCCAACAGGGCTTGATCATTATTAACAGGCCCCTTTTATCCAGTGGCTCTAGCTTATCAATATACATTCAATTTGTTAAACACAATAACCATTAACCATAACAAAAACTCATCATCCAAAAAAACTAAATCTAAACAAGAAACAAAAACACCAAATTCCACAAAGAAAGTAACTTTAATCAGAAACCAAACAAACACCAACCTAAAAGTATCCCCACCATACCCACAACCTCTACGCCCCACCTCATCCCCGTAGTGTTTGCCTAGAGTGTATACAAATGCTTTTGGGACAATATTTTCGACTTAATAAGACGTTTGATTCAATATGCAAAATCCACCAAAGAGTCACCTGGAGAAACAGAAATATAACCTAATTGAAAGCATATAACAAAGCTCCTCTGATCTATCAAAGCAAAAGTTGGAATCTTTAACACAACAAAGCACCTTTTATCTAGGTACAATAGCTGCCCCAATATAGTCTCTCTAGCTTATCAATATACATTCAATCCAATCAAGAAAAGATCTAATTTTTATAACAACCCACAACAAGTCAATCTAAAGTCAACCAACACCAATAACCACAACAAAAACTCATCAAACTAAATCTAAACAAGAAACAAAAACACCAAATTCCACAAAGAAAGTAACTTTACACAGAAATCAAACAAATACCAACCTAAAAGTATCCAACTGGGCTTGATCATTATTAACAGGAACACCATCAGATGATCCAGATGAGCTAGTacttgaaactgaaactgaaccaTGATCATTTCCAACTGGAGAAACTGAAGGCATAGGTAAAGGATGAGTTTTATCCAAACATGAACCTGAATCAAACCCTGAAAAAACATAACCTGAACCACTAAACTCTTTACTACTTCTTGGTGAATTTCTATTAAGTAACTCATCAAAACTCCTTGGTTTATCCCTTTCTCTAAGGTTTTTAGATTGTGGATTATCTTTGTTCTTGGAGGATTTTTTTCCCCACCAAGCAGGCATTTTTTTTCAGTGATCAACCAACTAAGTCAAGAAAGAATGAAATCTGTATATTGGGTTTtcaagattcttttttttttcagtgATCAACCAAACTGAGTCAAGAAAGAGTGAAATCTGTATATTGGGTTTtcaagattcttttttttttttttttttttggttttcaagattatttattttttgtgaaaGGGGGGATGTATTGTTGTTGTAGCTGACGAAGAAAACTTTGAGAAGGAAATAGGAAGGTAGATAGAGAGTGGGGAGCAATGGCCTGCCAAGTTGGTTGTACGTGTTTTGCTGTTTACATCCCTAATATATGTACTATTTGTCAATTTGTATACTATAGTACTAATTTGTTTTGTGGCTTCTTTGTTTGGTTGCTTGCTTACAAAGAGTATAAGTGATAGTAATAGAATTTTGCTTGAGGAAATAGTACTTAGTTTATTCAGTATAGTAATGAAATGAAACTGTACTTTTGTATTTTCTACCTTGGTTATACAAGGACTATCTTTGCTTCTATTCTTTTAATTAGATATAGTTTTAGCATTCAAATGATATGAAAGATAATAAGTATATTTGATATGTGACAATGCGAAGAAGAATTTGAGTTGATGatcattttgttcttttgacgGGTGTTTAAAAAGgcaggggcgtaaggcggggcgttttacatttGCCTCGGTGAGGCGTAAGCCTCAAGGCACGGGACGTAAACCCCATGgatatttaattttttgtatttcataaaataatataattataataaatatttttaaataggtaaaattacataaaaaatatattaaaaaagtgtaaataaatgaaatatatatatgtgtgtgtgtgtgcttgatcctcacaaaaagttaatcaaagcaatccattatacgccacttacaacttgtaattatatattaTATAACCTTAAAAGTATaaataatacaatgaaataaaagctattatgaaatgcaaataaactctaacatcttaactttcaaacaatgaaaaaatcacaatttgttaaaacaatattactattatactattcattttatctccctataaacaactttattagtattataattgaaacgtaactcgttcatgaataaaaataaaattactttcaaatagagaaataataaagtatgataattttgatacataggacaaaagaccaatgacaagtgaaaattcacaattcggttacgtattcttaaaagaaatattaagtgatattcaccctcacgaggCGAGTCCcagaactgccttttaaaacactgcttttGACTTCCATGTTGACCTATTTGTTAAGTGAGGAAGTTACTCCCTATAaatacttttttatttatttgaaaaTTTGACGGTTGTTTTGTAATTTAAGATAAAGTTACTTGCCGAATTTAATAGAGCTAATCATTCTATTTTGGTGAATTTTTTTTCTAGATGCTTCTGAATAGTTTTAGCTATGCGTAATCTCATAAGGAATCAAAGCATGATCAATCATGTTTGAAATAGGTAAGAAACTTAAATACATTTGTGTTTTCGAAACGCGACATTTTGGCCAGTAAAAGTTATGAAAATCTCTTACTTTTTCTTAACCAATTAATTTATTTACCAACAAAGCGAACACTAGATACGACTATTGCGTAATATGACGTAAAGTATAGAATAACGTAAAAGACAAAAGTATAAAATTCGTCATAAATGTGATTCATATGGGTGGTCAAATGTATTACTACGACTTTTATGGCAATTGTATCATTTTTTACTGCCACAACAGACATCTAGTTGCTCATTCATTTTCAACCGTCTGTATTCGTCAATTTATAAAAATCATCAAAGAGAGATAAACTTGTCTCCGTTTTTATCTCCGCGATCGAACTACATTTTTGACCTATTAAATGATCGCATCATACAATATGAAAGTATCCAACTGGGCTTGatcagtaaacagaatcatcatcatatgacCCCAACGAGCTAGTAGTCTATTGAGATCACCTAATCGATACAAATCTTTCTATTTTATTGCAAGTCTTTTGAGATACTTCAAAATAGCTTTAGCTATGTAAAATCTCATGAGGAATCAAACCATTGATCAATCGTGATTAAATCACGTAACATAAGAAACCTAGACCCATATTTATTTCCAAAATGTGGTACCTTGATCAAATAAAAGTGATCAAAATCGCTTTCTGAACCAACAAAGCGAACATTAGATACGACAAttaatttgacataaagtataGAATAACGTAAAAGACAAAAGTATAAAATTCGTCATAAATGTGATTCAGATGCGTGGTTAAATGTATTACTGCaacttttatgacatttatatCTTTTTTTCACTGCCACAACAAACATCTAACTGCTCATTCATTTTCAACCGCCTGCATTTATCAATTTATAGAAACAATCAAAGAGAGATAAATCCGTCTCCGTTTTTTATCTTTATGGTCGAACTACATTTGATACCTCTTAAATGATCGCCTCATGCAAACAAGGGGGTGCTAGAGACAATTGAGGTCTATGACGTGATGATTGACGTCACTTTACAATTCACTCTTATTTTCACATCTGGTGTTCACACTCTATGAATGACGAAATCCCGGTAGATAGCTTGATTCCTTTCGATTGTGGTCAGCGAAAACTTACAATCATGGATCGAACTACTGAAAAATCATCTATTGTTATCGATATCATATTAAACCAAAAACAACTGAACTCAAGAGTCACCTCTGATAGAGACACATTATCTCATATCCGACGTGAATTTGAATTATTCCGGCCAGTGAATCGGAGCTATTAGAGGTATAcaatcaaaaagaaaaacaaacgaGGAAATTCGGAGTTAAATGGTAAGCAAACAAAACTATATAGATGCAAAGTGAAAGAATGAtgcaaaatggagcaaaatagaAAGAAAGAGGGAGTGGGCACTTGTGGTCCCAAGTCCAATAGAAAGCAAACACTGCTACCGTGAGGAACAGCTCAGGAATTTTCGAGACGGCAGTCAGTGGTTGGATTAAACCGAGTGGATGACGTGGCTCTTCCATTTTTGtctttttcttcattttattttattctctATCATATTTCGgtttcaatttatgtaacacCATTTGACTACATACACTATTTAACAAAGAAAGTAAGAATTTTAGAATTTATGCTTTAAAATAAGTTTTAGATATTTATATGACCTGTAAACAatttcataaaattaaattatttttaaatataaaaatatagcATTCTTTTTTAGACGGACTCATAAAAAGTTGTGTCATGCGGACAGAGAGTAATAAAGACGGCTTTCTGGAAATACAGTTGACTCATCACTCACGTCTCGCGTCTTACATGTGGGCGCGTTTGAGATGAGAGCAAAATATAATTCGAACAAAGTATTTTATTTTAGAAATTATTTGTTGCATTATTTTTAGTGTTTAGTTGTATATAAAGTTGTAAGATGCAAGATAAAGTACGTAAATAAATTATATAACAATGTTTAATTTTTTGTATAAAAGTTCGAAACGGTGTATATGTGTTTGTGTTAGTTTAAGCAAGTGATATCAACTGATATGTAATAAGAattaaaatatttgaaaaattagattttttttttaattttagataaaaatatttttcacaatCTAAGGTAGACAGGCAACAGGAttcgttgattttttttttttttgagaaaacaaTTTATCTCATGCCAAATGACTAAAATGGGAAAGAGAAACTCCCGGAAATAATTGACACAGAGCAACTACCTGTTTATACTCAATTTATTTTTTACAACAAAACTTGTATGCTCCTTTAAACAAATTGTATGCGTTGTATTTGGgtctattttattttatatggCACTATTATTATTTAGAGAATCatgtattcttttttttttttttttctaactacaatatttttcttcattctttaaatatttttaattataaGAAAATTTGTGGTGATTTTTATGTAGTTCCTAATTatctatattttattttttattttaaaaaaaaatgatacctACATCAAAATTGGAAATAAGAATGTGTGATCTTCTATCTCAAACTTTTTTAatcttttcttaaaaaaaatgggGGAAGTAACAATCACCGTATCAAAAACGTAGAAATAGCATGATATAGCAACTTTTAGGGCTATTGTTTAAATACAGTCACAATTTAACAAGTATTAAAAATCTAGCCACGTTTAGTGCTATTATTTAACATATAATCACAATTTAGCAAATATTGTGAATCTAGCAGCTTTAGTAAACCACGGCTTATTCTTTTTAGCTTATGTCGGTGATGAGACGTAAGAATCTAAACACGGACGGGATGCTTCCTCCTCCTTGTTTTACAAAATTATTGTTACAGTTTGAACTTTCAAACATTTAACTTGAAATTTTGAATATGTTTTTTTGTTCTTACCTGAAGTTGAGCGAACTAAATTCACTAATGCCAGATAAAATTCAAAGATACAAACTTAGATGACTTAATACACATTTCATTAGGTTCTATTGATATTGTATTTCCCTAATTATAGTTAATTGGTTTCAGTTGCTAGCAGAGACGGAGTCCGGATTTAAAGTTTAGGGGGTTTAGGATTCTAGTTCTGAGACGACGACGACAACATCATATCCAGTATAATCTCACTAGGTGGGGTCTTGGGAGGAtagtgtgtacgcagaccttacctcaacAATTAATATTATAAGACAAATGTAAGATTCGAACCAAAGTTACTGAGTTTGTCTGGAATTTGTAGCTCCATCCCTTATTGCAAGAGAAAGAGTCCCTGGGTGTTGTGTCTATATATATGTGAAGGTGTCATAGGAGGCGGCACCATGGGCAACATTATGATTGGGAGCTTGTTATCAAACTACAAAGAAACACGAGGAAATTTTTAACTGTGAAGGCGTCTTGGGAAGGAAACTATTTTATATATCCATAAAACATAGGTAAATCATACAAGTAGATTCAAGATTTAAATTTTATAGGTTCATTTTAAAGATATTTAGCATTGAATCTATTATAGTTTtaaagttatgagttcatatttattaattattataaTTATACTGAAATTTTATTCATAAATTTATACGCCACATTGAAAATTCGAATTCATATGAATCCGCTATTCTAAAGCTACATACGGCCCTGGTCCGATGACTAATTTTTAGTACTTTACAAATGCTCCATATCTTTTAAACATCAATCTTTATAAAGTGGTCATCGGTGCGAATTGCCATCAGCAGCGTCTTTCGTCATAAGTATTTTTTTCTAGTAGATCCTTTCGTCATTAATATTTTTTTCAATCTCTATGCATTTCGCCGCTCCACAGAAAATTCCCTCTGCCCCGACAACTCATTTATTTAGCTCACCCATAATATACCTATGGATATAAGGACAAACAAATGAAGTGAGACCCATTTACAAGAACAATTTTCTAGATCTAAATAGTTAGGAATCGGGCAAAGCCGGCCCAAGATACATTAAGGTATGATATCTTTCACTATGGTCCAAACTTATAATGTTTTTCCTAAAACGTCTCACACCGTTAAGATTAATTCCATACTTTATATAGAGTTTTCTAGTCTTTCAAATTTCAATAAACAATGTGGGACGTTGTTCCTACACCAACAACCTTCCCCTAGAATTAAGGTCCATGGGTCTCCCCTCGTATGCCACCTACATGATCTAACATTTATGGACACGGAAGCCAAGAGCTAAAAAAATCTAAACTATAAGGAGGTAAGTGTAATCTCTTAAATCACCAAAAAATAAGTGTTAAAGAAACAAACTTAGAGGGAGGTCTCTAAAATTATCTATAAAATATTTGTCTATCCATATAGTTTTGTATTTGACTATATATATTATGTTAAATAAGAAACAATTTGTTAACAACAAATATATTGATGGTCATAAGAGGGAAAATGGTCAAATTTGTCCTTCTAGTATGCAAAAAGAATTTGATTTTAGCTTT from Lycium barbarum isolate Lr01 chromosome 10, ASM1917538v2, whole genome shotgun sequence includes:
- the LOC132614984 gene encoding mitogen-activated protein kinase kinase kinase 3, producing MPAWWGKKSSKNKDNPQSKNLRERDKPRSFDELLNRNSPRSSKEFSGSGYVFSGFDSGSCLDKTHPLPMPSVSPVGNDHGSVSVSSTSSSGSSDGVPVNNDQAQLDTFRGLGDNRLSPLARSPVRSRPTTTTSSPLHPRFSSINLDSPTGKLDDARSECHQLPLPPGSPPSPSALPNPRPCGVAEGSTISMSKWKKGKLLGRGTFGHVYLGFNRENGQMCAIKEVKVVSDDHTSKECLKQLNQEIILLSNLTHPNIVRYYGSELDEETLSVYLEYVSGGSIHKLLQEYGPFREPVIQNYTRQILSGLSFLHARNTVHRDIKGANILVDPNGVIKLADFGMAKHITSCSSVLSFKGSPYWMAPEVVMNTSGYGLAVDIWSLGCTILEMATSKPPWSQYEGVAAIFKIGNSKDFPEIPDHLSNDAKSFIRLCLQREPSMRPAASQLLEHPFVKNQSTTKVADVGVTKESYPRSFDGSRTSPVLELHPNNGRNISPGRNISPHEGNYASHPVVRVSRSLICPRENVKTITSLPVSPTSSPLRQYEPARKSCYLSPPHPSYAIGGQSGYDVNDYSMFQQRPSTRTTLDPWLEIPQFRAQTPSRSLKTRPIL